The Nothobranchius furzeri strain GRZ-AD chromosome 6, NfurGRZ-RIMD1, whole genome shotgun sequence genome includes a region encoding these proteins:
- the ptger4b gene encoding prostaglandin E receptor 4 (subtype EP4) b: MNSTDAASSPPTVPAIMFIFGVVGNVIAIVVLRLSKKEKKETTFYTLVCGLAVTDLLGTLMVSPVTIATYVKGSWPGGESLCQYSSFILLFFFVVQLSIVFAMSVERFLAINHAYFYNKYINQRQAALTLLAIYVSNIVFCALPIAGVGQVRLQQPETWCFIDWQNNHTTVQAFNLVYAGVNSALVLATVICNVMVFVALILMHKKFIRRTSLGTDPRRVAELRRRRSFRRLAAAEIQMVILLIATSAVVLICSIPLVLRIFENQLRITITNKNKPNEDLLAIRMASINPILDPWIYILVRKTVVLKLMEKIKCLFCKMGGRGQRGAGHFRCVDGPLSSSVISRDSPSLVSREMQEKMSSLQTVLRPSEVISLGPRSFRERSEGGSSPGLAQTLQGSQEATTLKTALLQRDLEGDMVNKMLNELPVCSKDTLRVIFTNECANMLEKCI, from the exons ATGAACAGCACAGACGCCGCTAGCAGCCCGCCCACCGTCCCGGCGATCATGTTCATTTTTGGGGTGGTTGGGAACGTCATCGCCATAGTGGTTCTGCGCCTGTCAAAGAAGGAGAAAAAAGAGACGACTTTTTACACGCTTGTGTGCGGCCTGGCGGTGACGGACCTCCTGGGCACCCTGATGGTCAGCCCGGTCACCATCGCCACCTACGTGAAGGGCTCCTGGCCCGGGGGCGAGTCCCTGTGCCAGTACTCCAGCTTCATCCTGCTCTTTTTCTTCGTGGTGCAGCTCAGCATCGTGTTCGCCATGTCGGTGGAGAGATTCCTGGCGATAAACCACGCGTACTTTTACAACAAGTACATCAACCAGAGACAAGCTGCGCTCACGTTGCTGGCCATCTACGTCTCCAACATCGTCTTTTGCGCGCTGCCCATCGCGGGGGTCGGCCAGGTGAGACTCCAGCAGCCGGAGACCTGGTGCTTCATAGACTGGCAGAACAACCACACCACAGTCCAGGCCTTTAACCTCGTGTACGCGGGGGTGAATTCGGCTCTCGTGCTGGCCACCGTGATATGCAACGTGATGGTGTTTgtggcgctgatcctgatgcacaAGAAGTTTATCCGCCGTACCTCTTTGGGTACGGACCCGCGGCGCGTGGCGGAGCTCCGGCGCAGGCGGAGTTTCAGGCGTTTGGCTGCAGCTGAGATCCAGATGGTGATCCTGCTAATAGCGACCTCCGCCGTGGTTCTCATCTGCTCCATACCTTTAGTG TTGAGGATCTTTGAGAATCAGCTGAGAATCAccataacaaacaaaaacaagccCAACGAAGACCTCCTGGCCATCCGAATGGCCTCCATCAACCCCATCTTAGACCCGTGGATCTACATCCTTGTCAGAAAGACCGTGGTCCTCAAGCTGATGGAGAAGATCAAGTGCCTGTTCTGTAAAATGGGTGGGCGGGGTCAACGAGGGGCAGGGCATTTCCGTTGTGTCGACGGCCCCCTATCTTCTTCTGTCATCTCAAGGGACTCCCCATCACTGGTGTCCCGGGAGATGCAGGAGAAGATGAGCTCCTTGCAGACCGTCTTGCGCCCATCTGAGGTGATCTCCCTGGGCCCGAGGTCATTCCGAGAGAGGTCAGAGGGTGGCTCAAGTCCAGGGTTAGCACAGACCTTACAGGGCTCCCAGGAGGCAACGACACTTAAGACGGCGCTCCTGCAGAGGGACTTAGAGGGTGACATGGTGAATAAAATGCTGAACGAGCTGCCAGTGTGCTCCAAAGACACTCTACGTGTGATTTTCACAAACGAGTGTGCAAATATGCTGGAGAAATGTATATAA